A window of Rufibacter sp. LB8 contains these coding sequences:
- a CDS encoding T9SS type A sorting domain-containing protein: MPQNLRVLFFALLLLPLTVLGEGSKQLTPNTTGTASYALTDPRNTRAGYLAHDANFPTATGVAITSLSFLKPSGFSRNGATYSRDHRLYIRVKAGERLFYGVHRAIHDQTQANQANLILTVRRTNAATGVDDGTFVQANTLLANTSSTRDMLLVANQNGVINTAAEAEAGPNRSINGKSVNTGYRPLSIYNDTNVDYDYYVEFTQEGETGWTDDGRRFSVYDFWDFTVIDANGDERQGRMRSKLWSFSSGGTTNVFASTFNMFPLVPSDDETDRYFVKKFELAGIAPQNFFRFVTNSAGSIPATGRTTPEQLRRSQTSQTDYAEFFNFVNNPDPLIWPSATAPTFAVGITSSCNPATGGGGKATFFINSSVKSTFIVYIDLNGVAGYQAGTRDVLLEQSGLAGARTLDWNGRDGLNAVVPSGTNISYQFKNGSSPVHFPVWDAEWNDGFRVEDVRPLAGSNYNGLLFWDDSNIATSSTTDFPVPRELFGVNSSTGVHKWGSSTSAAGDTKTMNTWTYGYTNSLTETSTFTYGNCSSSVDVGVTKTASGPFAVGVPFNFTITAKNNNANVVANGVKVIDQLDTEKFEFVSASSTNFNASTGVWDVGNIAATGSATLTLTVKPLAVGSASNVINKTQFSPDPTAANNTATATVTVVAAADIEVKNTVAQTTYNNGDIVTYTVTATNLGPNNATGVTVTDKLPTGLTLQGTAPAGYNATSGLWTVGALAVGETKTLTLNAKVSTTGTISTIATKTGGTQFDNVSGNNSQTATITVNPTADIAVTNTVATGPYYVGQPVTYTVTARNIGPNDATSATITDLLPAGMTFASATASAGTYNASTGAWILPIANGITQTLTIVAVPTAVGTYATTAARTAGNENDGVSTNNSASNSITVGASADVAVTNVVSSGPYVNGQDVTYTVTATNNGPSDATGVVITDRLPTGLTFVSATPTVGTYVSSNGLWTIGALPAGTTQTLTLVAKPTTTGSITTTATKTAQTEFDPVTANNARPAVIEVEAAADIAITNVVSAGPYYNGVNETYTVTIRNNGPNTATGVVIGAQIPASLTVVSFTAPEGTTVDNVARTWSIPNLASGATAVITVVAAPNTTGAISTTATLVSINETDLVSSNNVSSTSITVLPQSDIAVTNTVAAGPYLQGEEVTYTVTASNNGPDNATNVLIRDLLSTTNFTFVSATTSTGTYTSATGNWDIASLPKGATETLTLVVKPRVSGSVSTTASRISADQFDGNGANNIASNTITVEATADIAVTNTVSAGPYYNGKTLTYTVVARNNGPGATSNVSVQDQLPADLTLVSATPTLGSYDAATGLWTVGNLASGAAQTLTLVVIPTTTGSFTTTATKISSSEIDNNVANNTAANTITVGAASDLAITNVVSEGPYFSGTNVTYTVTVTNLGPDGATGVSVTDRLPSGLTFVSASPSVGSYVASTGLWTIGNLDSGDSETLTLVARPTNTNVLTTTATVRLDQYDKNTSNNSEANAISAGAPLQADLSVTNTVSAGPYYVGKDVTYTVSIRNNGPNASSGVVAVDDLPEGLTFISATPSVGNFDASTGIWEVGSIAVNATRTLTLVARPTEVGTYTTTASKIASNEIDNVTTNDAASNSITVNAAADIAVTKSISAGPYNATDEVTFTTTVTNNGPNAATSLVVRDLYSSSAGFIYVSANPSQGTYANASGDWAIGELAVGESVTLTVIAKPNRAGTLIQSASRLSSAEVDLIAGNNTAGVLLEVNPTVDIAVTNTVTTAAKYNGVPFTYTVNVRNYGPSPATEVSIEDLLPAGLTYVSSTTTQGEYNPVTGIWSVGSLAAGTSSSLIRTLTITVLPTMAGDIITTASKVAGAEYESVLANNDAINTVTILPSVDIAVSNSFAEGPYYIGKDIIYTVTAKNEGPNNATGVKILDRFISSSGFTFVSASAPDGTTYTSNDGIWTIGDLAANETKELTMVVRPNRTGSLTSTTTRNASNEVDQVTSNNTFTTSIEVSPSVDIAVTNTIPAGTYYNGDNVTFTVNARNNGPVGATDINIETGLPTGFSLVSATPGMGTFDSETGIWTINTLGVNTTTALTLIGKATAAGNYTLTSTRTTTTEVDVNAANDSDTENVLINGKAEITVDMTVKSNTGTEYYRNASIATFTVTVTNTGPDAATDLTFKDSRTGFITFTGVQADPGVQYDHTTGEGFIARLEPGESKQLVVMGYPNVTGSITLSATKLTQKASTVDILTANNTAFATIFVSPSADLQVTNTVADGPYYAGINTTFTVSVKNNSTVDAATGVQVANLLPEGLQLVTATAGNGIYNETTGIWSLASDLAAGSTQILTLVVKPVTTGVLTTTANIVTPANQYDNVTANNSESRSITVLPMADVSIAAAFVGGPHSLNQTVSFVVTATNNSAIAAEGVSVMVPVPSSLEYQNATPSVGTYDFNTGIWTIGTLAGNQTAALEFSLVAKEVGNTLVTASISTITFDAFEENNAATAFITVIDNPAFYTIAVAQHFYNYRNADEMATVTDPDGAIVSATLTDGTLPAGTRLTAQGTIVVEDFRLLRPGVYNLTISTTDINGNVTENQLVALNILGDWDGDGISYLEDIDDNNDGITDVISGAGVDPFGTTDGSPFLNYTNPSFVHPVYGAFRDKNEDGINDWFDLDLDGIINSLDLDMDGDGIANVTEANGGVSPSNDIYNALTATMRGIINAQGMPLSALSVSGEASIFSMPDTDQDGRKDFLDLDADNDGIKDLIEAQTASVGKTGYRAPSGFDVNRNGIDDAFDATQGGGFTLEPVNRDAEFALSDAIPDYLDLDTDNDFGQDYFEGHDFNFNGRAIDDLILAGSIYNTQAGNGFNLYGNTDANRNGIPDWLDNSNRGIPNFLDSNTTFYLDTDQDGLVNLFDADNFGVETVPAQPEGALLPLFRDNAVSTPLPVTMISFTGKLQTNGVLLNWKTASEKDNDFFEVERSTDGKNFQMIGKVKGNGTTTIEMDYSFLDAASVNGTVYYRLRQVDFDGKFEYTKIISVKSKAVAIQVEAKVYPNPATDVLNLTITGTTGKATVQIYGADGKLASTQEVEISTGQVLDISTLPVGMYILKVKGEQFEKTLRFIKQ, from the coding sequence ATGCCCCAAAACTTACGCGTTCTGTTTTTCGCTTTGCTCCTACTCCCGCTCACCGTTCTTGGTGAAGGGTCAAAGCAGCTTACCCCCAATACCACCGGTACTGCAAGCTATGCCTTGACAGACCCTCGCAACACCAGGGCGGGTTACTTGGCACATGATGCCAACTTCCCCACCGCTACTGGGGTGGCCATTACGTCTTTGAGCTTTCTGAAGCCATCTGGTTTTAGCCGGAATGGGGCTACGTACTCCAGAGACCACCGGCTGTATATTAGGGTGAAGGCGGGGGAACGCCTATTTTACGGGGTGCACCGGGCTATTCATGACCAGACGCAGGCTAACCAGGCCAACCTTATTCTTACGGTACGCCGCACAAACGCTGCTACGGGGGTAGATGACGGCACTTTTGTGCAGGCCAATACCTTGCTAGCTAACACTTCCTCCACCAGAGACATGCTTTTAGTGGCCAACCAGAACGGGGTCATCAACACCGCCGCTGAAGCAGAAGCTGGCCCTAACAGAAGCATCAACGGAAAATCGGTAAATACTGGTTACCGTCCGCTCAGCATTTACAATGACACCAACGTTGACTATGACTACTATGTGGAGTTCACGCAGGAAGGCGAAACCGGCTGGACAGATGATGGCCGGAGATTCTCTGTCTATGATTTCTGGGATTTCACGGTAATTGACGCTAATGGTGATGAAAGACAAGGCCGTATGCGCAGCAAGTTGTGGTCTTTCTCTTCTGGCGGAACCACCAACGTGTTTGCCAGCACCTTCAACATGTTCCCATTGGTGCCTAGCGATGATGAGACAGACCGTTATTTTGTAAAGAAATTTGAGTTGGCGGGTATTGCGCCGCAGAACTTCTTCCGGTTTGTGACCAACAGCGCTGGGTCTATACCTGCCACGGGCAGAACCACCCCAGAGCAACTTCGCAGAAGCCAGACCAGCCAGACAGACTACGCTGAGTTTTTCAACTTCGTGAACAACCCAGACCCCCTTATCTGGCCAAGTGCCACTGCCCCTACTTTTGCAGTAGGCATTACCTCCTCCTGTAATCCCGCTACCGGTGGTGGTGGAAAGGCTACCTTCTTTATTAATAGCAGCGTTAAGAGTACTTTTATTGTTTATATAGACCTAAACGGAGTTGCAGGCTACCAAGCTGGTACAAGAGACGTTTTGCTAGAGCAGTCAGGATTGGCTGGGGCACGCACCTTGGATTGGAATGGTAGAGACGGTTTGAATGCCGTAGTACCTTCAGGCACCAATATTTCTTACCAGTTTAAGAACGGTTCAAGCCCGGTGCATTTCCCGGTTTGGGATGCTGAGTGGAACGACGGCTTCCGGGTGGAAGATGTGCGCCCTTTGGCTGGTTCCAACTATAATGGTCTGCTCTTCTGGGATGATAGCAACATAGCTACCTCCTCTACCACTGACTTCCCTGTCCCTAGAGAGTTGTTTGGGGTAAACTCCTCTACAGGTGTCCATAAGTGGGGTTCCTCTACTTCAGCTGCCGGAGATACCAAAACAATGAATACCTGGACTTACGGTTACACGAATTCATTGACTGAGACTTCTACCTTCACTTATGGCAACTGTAGCAGCAGTGTGGATGTAGGCGTTACAAAAACTGCCTCAGGCCCCTTTGCTGTAGGTGTACCCTTTAACTTTACAATTACCGCCAAGAACAATAACGCAAATGTGGTAGCCAATGGCGTAAAAGTAATTGACCAGTTAGATACTGAGAAGTTTGAATTTGTAAGCGCTTCCAGTACTAATTTCAACGCTTCTACTGGTGTGTGGGATGTAGGTAACATTGCAGCCACTGGTAGTGCTACCTTAACCCTTACCGTAAAACCTTTGGCAGTAGGAAGTGCCTCAAACGTCATTAATAAAACGCAGTTCAGCCCAGACCCAACGGCTGCTAATAACACAGCCACGGCCACCGTCACTGTGGTAGCCGCTGCTGACATTGAGGTTAAAAATACCGTAGCGCAAACCACTTATAACAATGGGGACATTGTGACTTATACCGTCACTGCCACCAACTTAGGCCCTAATAATGCTACGGGTGTAACAGTAACTGACAAGTTACCAACCGGATTAACGTTGCAAGGCACTGCGCCTGCGGGTTACAACGCTACTTCCGGCCTTTGGACAGTTGGCGCCTTGGCTGTTGGGGAAACCAAAACCCTTACGTTGAATGCTAAAGTATCTACCACCGGAACCATTTCCACCATTGCTACCAAAACAGGCGGAACCCAGTTTGACAATGTTTCTGGTAATAACAGCCAGACTGCCACTATTACGGTAAACCCTACTGCTGATATAGCTGTCACCAACACGGTGGCTACCGGCCCATATTATGTTGGTCAACCGGTTACGTACACTGTCACGGCCCGTAACATTGGTCCTAATGACGCCACCAGTGCCACCATTACAGATCTTTTGCCGGCTGGCATGACGTTCGCAAGCGCTACTGCTTCTGCTGGCACATATAATGCTTCCACTGGTGCCTGGATCCTTCCTATTGCTAATGGCATTACCCAGACACTTACCATTGTAGCTGTTCCAACAGCCGTAGGCACGTACGCCACCACTGCTGCCAGAACAGCAGGCAATGAAAATGATGGGGTAAGCACGAATAACAGCGCTTCAAACTCTATTACTGTGGGTGCATCTGCAGACGTAGCAGTTACCAATGTTGTCTCTAGCGGCCCTTATGTGAATGGCCAGGATGTAACGTACACCGTTACAGCTACAAATAATGGCCCAAGTGATGCCACAGGTGTAGTAATCACAGACAGACTTCCTACAGGCTTAACGTTTGTAAGTGCTACCCCAACGGTAGGCACCTACGTTTCTAGCAATGGACTCTGGACTATTGGTGCTCTACCAGCGGGCACTACGCAAACGCTTACCTTAGTAGCTAAACCTACTACCACGGGGTCTATTACTACAACTGCTACCAAAACGGCCCAGACAGAGTTTGACCCGGTTACTGCCAACAACGCACGCCCAGCGGTCATTGAGGTAGAAGCGGCTGCTGACATTGCTATCACCAATGTAGTTTCAGCTGGCCCTTATTACAATGGCGTAAATGAGACCTATACCGTAACCATCAGAAACAACGGCCCTAACACCGCTACTGGCGTAGTAATTGGTGCTCAGATTCCTGCCAGTCTTACGGTAGTGAGTTTTACGGCTCCTGAAGGCACCACTGTTGACAACGTGGCTCGAACTTGGTCAATTCCTAACTTGGCGAGTGGGGCAACCGCTGTGATTACGGTAGTGGCAGCCCCCAATACCACAGGTGCCATCAGCACCACGGCTACTTTGGTTTCTATAAATGAGACGGACCTTGTTTCTTCTAACAACGTCTCTTCTACCAGTATCACAGTCTTACCACAATCTGATATTGCTGTGACCAATACTGTTGCAGCCGGACCTTACTTACAAGGGGAAGAAGTAACTTACACCGTAACTGCTTCCAATAATGGGCCAGATAATGCTACCAATGTTCTTATAAGAGATTTGCTATCTACTACTAACTTTACCTTCGTTAGCGCTACTACTTCTACCGGAACCTATACTTCTGCCACAGGTAATTGGGATATTGCTTCACTTCCCAAGGGTGCAACTGAAACTTTGACACTGGTTGTAAAGCCAAGGGTATCTGGTAGTGTTTCTACCACTGCTTCCAGAATTTCAGCGGATCAATTTGATGGTAATGGAGCTAACAATATCGCCTCTAATACTATAACGGTAGAAGCTACAGCTGACATTGCAGTGACTAATACTGTGTCTGCAGGACCATATTACAATGGTAAAACCTTAACATATACAGTTGTTGCCCGGAATAACGGTCCAGGTGCTACTTCTAATGTTTCTGTCCAAGATCAGTTACCGGCGGATTTGACTTTGGTAAGCGCTACACCCACCTTAGGTAGTTATGATGCAGCTACTGGATTATGGACGGTAGGCAACTTAGCCAGTGGAGCAGCTCAAACCTTGACTTTAGTAGTGATTCCTACAACCACAGGCTCTTTTACCACTACTGCCACTAAAATAAGCTCTTCTGAAATTGATAATAACGTAGCAAATAATACAGCAGCAAACACTATTACAGTAGGTGCAGCTTCTGATTTGGCTATTACGAATGTAGTTTCTGAAGGACCATACTTTAGTGGCACAAATGTAACCTATACCGTTACTGTCACCAACCTAGGCCCAGACGGAGCCACAGGGGTTTCTGTAACAGATAGATTACCATCTGGATTAACATTTGTTTCTGCTTCACCATCTGTTGGCTCTTATGTTGCTTCTACCGGTCTTTGGACCATTGGCAATCTTGATTCAGGTGATTCAGAAACTTTAACCCTAGTGGCAAGACCTACCAATACGAATGTATTAACCACCACTGCTACAGTACGGTTAGATCAGTATGACAAAAATACTTCTAATAACTCTGAGGCAAATGCTATTAGCGCGGGAGCACCCTTACAAGCTGATTTGTCTGTGACCAATACGGTCTCTGCGGGACCTTATTATGTAGGCAAAGATGTCACTTATACCGTAAGTATCAGAAACAATGGCCCTAATGCGTCATCTGGCGTAGTAGCAGTAGATGACTTGCCAGAAGGATTAACCTTTATCTCTGCCACTCCTTCTGTGGGCAATTTTGATGCTAGCACTGGCATTTGGGAGGTAGGAAGCATTGCCGTAAATGCCACTAGAACCCTTACCCTGGTAGCTAGACCAACTGAAGTTGGCACTTACACCACAACGGCCTCCAAAATTGCCAGCAATGAAATAGACAATGTCACCACCAATGATGCTGCTTCTAACAGCATAACAGTAAATGCTGCCGCTGATATAGCTGTAACAAAATCAATCTCCGCTGGCCCCTATAATGCAACAGACGAGGTTACATTTACAACAACTGTTACTAATAATGGCCCTAATGCAGCTACATCATTAGTAGTAAGGGATCTATATTCTTCATCAGCTGGATTTATTTATGTAAGTGCAAATCCGAGCCAAGGAACCTATGCAAATGCTTCTGGCGACTGGGCAATTGGTGAGTTAGCAGTTGGGGAGAGTGTCACCTTAACGGTAATTGCCAAACCAAACAGAGCAGGAACCCTCATTCAAAGCGCAAGTAGGTTGTCATCCGCTGAAGTGGATTTAATTGCCGGCAACAACACTGCCGGTGTTCTTCTGGAAGTAAACCCAACAGTTGACATTGCCGTGACCAATACTGTAACTACAGCGGCAAAGTACAATGGCGTCCCTTTTACTTATACTGTCAATGTAAGAAACTACGGCCCAAGCCCTGCAACAGAAGTAAGCATTGAAGACTTATTGCCAGCAGGTCTTACCTACGTAAGCTCAACCACTACGCAAGGAGAGTATAATCCAGTTACCGGCATTTGGTCAGTGGGAAGTCTTGCCGCCGGAACGAGCTCAAGCTTAATAAGAACCTTAACAATCACTGTTTTACCTACAATGGCTGGTGACATTATTACAACTGCTAGTAAGGTGGCGGGCGCAGAGTATGAAAGTGTTCTGGCAAATAATGACGCTATCAACACCGTAACTATATTACCATCAGTTGACATAGCAGTTTCCAATAGCTTTGCTGAAGGACCATATTATATTGGAAAGGATATAATTTACACGGTAACTGCCAAGAATGAAGGTCCAAACAATGCAACTGGTGTTAAGATTCTAGACAGGTTCATTTCTTCATCTGGATTCACTTTCGTGAGTGCTTCTGCTCCAGACGGCACTACCTATACCAGCAATGATGGTATTTGGACCATTGGTGACTTAGCTGCAAATGAGACGAAGGAATTGACTATGGTTGTAAGACCTAACAGAACAGGTAGTTTAACAAGCACGACAACTAGAAATGCTAGTAACGAGGTTGATCAAGTTACGTCCAATAATACTTTTACAACAAGTATAGAAGTTTCACCAAGCGTAGATATTGCCGTCACTAATACCATACCAGCAGGAACATACTATAACGGCGATAACGTCACATTTACGGTTAATGCCAGAAATAATGGTCCAGTTGGTGCAACAGACATTAATATTGAGACTGGCTTGCCTACAGGTTTCTCCCTTGTTAGTGCTACCCCTGGCATGGGAACATTTGATTCTGAAACAGGCATTTGGACGATCAATACCCTGGGCGTCAACACTACTACTGCCCTTACCTTAATTGGGAAAGCCACTGCAGCCGGAAATTACACCTTGACTTCTACCCGCACTACAACTACAGAAGTAGATGTAAATGCTGCTAATGATTCTGACACAGAGAATGTTCTCATAAATGGCAAGGCTGAGATAACTGTAGACATGACAGTTAAAAGCAATACTGGTACAGAATATTATCGTAATGCCTCCATCGCCACGTTCACGGTGACTGTTACCAACACAGGTCCAGATGCGGCTACTGATTTGACTTTCAAAGATAGCCGTACAGGATTTATCACCTTTACAGGAGTACAAGCGGACCCAGGCGTGCAGTATGACCATACTACCGGCGAAGGTTTTATTGCAAGACTGGAGCCTGGTGAATCTAAGCAACTGGTGGTGATGGGGTATCCCAATGTAACGGGTAGTATCACCCTAAGTGCCACGAAATTAACGCAAAAAGCAAGTACTGTTGACATCCTGACAGCAAACAACACGGCCTTTGCCACCATTTTCGTGTCGCCAAGTGCTGATTTGCAGGTAACCAATACGGTAGCAGATGGTCCCTATTATGCAGGCATCAACACTACCTTCACTGTTAGTGTTAAAAACAACAGTACAGTAGATGCTGCTACGGGTGTTCAGGTAGCCAACCTCTTACCTGAAGGCTTACAGTTAGTGACTGCTACTGCAGGGAATGGCATCTACAATGAAACAACAGGCATTTGGTCCTTGGCTTCTGATTTGGCTGCTGGCAGCACGCAAATATTGACTTTGGTGGTGAAACCAGTTACTACAGGAGTGCTCACTACTACCGCTAATATAGTAACGCCTGCTAATCAATACGACAACGTTACTGCCAATAACAGTGAATCAAGGTCTATTACGGTACTACCCATGGCAGACGTATCTATTGCCGCAGCTTTCGTGGGTGGCCCTCATTCCTTGAACCAAACGGTTTCCTTTGTGGTGACTGCCACCAATAATTCTGCTATTGCGGCAGAAGGAGTCTCAGTTATGGTGCCAGTTCCAAGTTCCCTGGAGTATCAAAACGCTACTCCATCTGTGGGCACCTATGATTTCAACACCGGAATCTGGACCATTGGTACCTTAGCAGGAAATCAAACCGCCGCCTTGGAGTTCTCATTGGTAGCTAAAGAAGTGGGCAATACTTTAGTAACCGCTTCTATCTCTACCATTACCTTTGATGCCTTTGAGGAAAATAATGCAGCTACTGCCTTTATCACTGTTATTGATAACCCTGCTTTCTATACAATAGCTGTGGCGCAGCACTTCTACAACTATAGGAATGCGGATGAGATGGCGACAGTTACGGACCCTGATGGCGCTATTGTCAGCGCAACTCTTACAGATGGCACTTTGCCTGCAGGAACACGTTTGACCGCACAAGGTACCATAGTAGTAGAAGACTTCAGATTATTGCGCCCAGGGGTGTATAACTTGACAATATCTACCACAGACATCAATGGAAATGTTACAGAGAATCAATTGGTAGCTCTAAACATCTTGGGGGATTGGGACGGCGACGGAATCAGCTACCTGGAAGACATTGATGACAACAACGACGGAATCACAGATGTTATTTCTGGTGCTGGTGTTGATCCGTTTGGCACCACAGATGGTAGTCCATTCTTAAACTACACCAATCCAAGTTTTGTGCATCCGGTGTATGGAGCCTTCAGAGACAAAAACGAAGATGGCATCAATGACTGGTTTGATTTAGACCTAGACGGTATCATCAACAGTTTAGACCTTGACATGGACGGTGATGGCATTGCCAACGTAACAGAGGCCAATGGTGGTGTAAGCCCTAGCAATGATATCTACAATGCCCTGACTGCAACCATGCGTGGCATTATCAACGCACAAGGTATGCCGCTCAGCGCCTTGTCAGTATCAGGTGAAGCTTCTATCTTCTCAATGCCAGACACAGACCAAGATGGCCGTAAAGACTTCTTAGACTTAGATGCCGACAATGACGGAATCAAGGACTTAATAGAGGCACAAACTGCTTCAGTGGGCAAAACAGGCTACAGGGCTCCTTCTGGTTTTGATGTTAACAGAAACGGAATAGATGATGCCTTTGATGCTACCCAAGGAGGCGGATTTACCTTGGAGCCAGTAAATAGAGATGCTGAGTTTGCCTTATCTGACGCTATTCCTGACTATCTGGATTTGGACACAGACAATGACTTTGGCCAAGATTATTTTGAAGGTCATGACTTTAACTTTAATGGAAGAGCCATTGATGACCTAATCTTAGCCGGATCTATTTACAATACCCAAGCCGGTAATGGGTTTAACCTTTATGGAAACACAGACGCTAACAGGAACGGTATACCAGACTGGCTGGACAATAGCAACAGAGGCATTCCTAACTTTCTGGATTCAAACACCACTTTCTACTTAGATACTGACCAAGATGGCCTGGTGAACTTGTTTGATGCTGATAACTTTGGAGTGGAAACTGTACCAGCTCAACCAGAGGGAGCACTGTTACCGCTCTTCAGAGACAACGCAGTAAGCACGCCGCTACCTGTAACCATGATCAGCTTTACCGGCAAGTTGCAAACCAATGGAGTATTGCTGAACTGGAAAACAGCCTCTGAGAAAGACAATGACTTCTTTGAGGTGGAACGCAGCACAGACGGCAAGAACTTCCAAATGATTGGCAAGGTGAAAGGAAACGGCACCACCACCATTGAGATGGACTACAGTTTCTTAGATGCAGCTTCGGTCAACGGCACGGTGTACTACAGATTGCGCCAGGTGGACTTTGATGGTAAGTTTGAGTACACCAAGATCATCTCTGTCAAGTCAAAAGCGGTGGCCATTCAAGTGGAAGCCAAAGTATACCCTAACCCAGCTACCGATGTGTTGAACCTAACCATTACTGGCACTACCGGTAAAGCAACTGTTCAAATCTATGGGGCAGACGGCAAGTTGGCTTCTACCCAAGAGGTTGAGATTTCAACCGGACAGGTGTTAGATATCAGCACGCTGCCAGTAGGGATGTATATCCTGAAGGTGAAAGGCGAGCAGTTTGAAAAGACCTTGCGCTTTATCAAACAATAA